A portion of the Bactrocera neohumeralis isolate Rockhampton chromosome 2, APGP_CSIRO_Bneo_wtdbg2-racon-allhic-juicebox.fasta_v2, whole genome shotgun sequence genome contains these proteins:
- the LOC126751719 gene encoding uncharacterized protein LOC126751719 has protein sequence MRAFIVLALFAVARADVGGYNYPSAGGSLGGLGGSHGSDGAAHLSAPIGGHGAGPVSSGGIGDFGSPLSAPVDAGHAAPAPAAPEFQKEFFTYTAPEADFDDDKSLGDLSGSLKKNLRVVFIKGPENNGLSDAALQLAKHAGEERTAIYVLQKQNDISGLAQQLQNLNRQNTNKPEVHFVKYRTPEDAAHAQHAIQQQYDDLGGKSVSHDGGLAPVHNYASPAAPAAPVAPSNSYIPPAAPVANAAPVAPVAPSNSYIPPAAPANTYIPPASQPQAPSNAYLPILKF, from the exons ATGCGTGCCTTCATT GTATTAGCTTTGTTCGCCGTAGCGCGTGCTGATGTTGGTGGCTACAACTACCCATCTGCAGGCGGTTCCCTTGGCGGTTTGGGTGGCTCCCACGGCAGCGATGGCGCTGCGCACTTGAGTGCACCCATTGGCGGTCATGGTGCTGGACCCGTGAGCAGTGGCGGTATTGGTGATTTCGGTAGCCCACTCAGTGCGCCTGTTGATGCCGGTCACGCAGCACCAGCTCCGGCTGCACCTGAATTCCAGAAGGAATTCTTCACCTACACCGCACCAGAAGCTGACTTCGATGATGATAAGTCTCTGGGTGATTTGTCTGGCTCGTTGAAGAAGAACTTGCGTGTCGTCTTCATTAAGGGACCCGAAAACAATGGACTCTCAGATGCTGCCCTCCAACTGGCTAAACACGCCGGTGAAGAGAGAACCGCCATTTATGTGTTGCAGAAACAAAACGACATCTCTGGCTTGGCTCAGCAATTGCAGAACCTCAACAGACAGAACACCAACAAACCCGAAGTGCACTTCGTTAAATACCGCACACCCGAAGATGCGGCTCACGCTCAACATGCCATCCAACAGCAATACGACGATTTGGGTGGAAAGTCCGTGTCGCATGACGGTGGCTTGGCCCCAGTGCATAACTATGCTTCCCCAGCTGCACCTGCTGCACCCGTCGCTCCCTCCAACTCATACATTCCTCCCGCAGCACCCGTAGCCAATGCTGCTCCAGTCGCTCCAGTTGCGCCATCGAACTCGTACATTCCACCTGCAGCACCAGCCAACACCTACATTCCTCCCGCCAGCCAGCCACAGGCACCAAGCAACGCCTACTTGCCAATCCTGAAGTTCTAA